GGCATCAACGTGCGCCTGGCCATGTTGATGAATTTCGTGCTCGCCGGCACTTTCGCTGGTATTGCCGGTGCTCTCTGGGGTCCTTTTCAGCGAAGTGTTGCACCAGGGCTTCTGGGTTGGATGGAATCCGGCATTCCAGTATTTATGACATTGATTGGTGGCGCCGACTTCTTTGCTGGTCCACTAGTGGGTTCCGTGGTCTACACTGCCTTGAACTCTTATGTGACGCATTATACTGTATACTGGCCGCTTACCATTGGACTCATTATTCTGGTAATAGTGTTGTTTTTCCCGGGCGGAATTCTGTCCATCATAGACGCCAGGATAAGGGCCTCTCGCGGCCACCAGCAGGCCAGAGAAGACCTTCCTGTGACCTCGAGTGAGGAAACCGGGAGCCGTCCATGAAAACACGGAGAATTCTGGAGGTTAGAGGGCTGAACAAGCATTTTGGTGGCCTACACGCAGTCAAGGATGTGGATTTTGATCTTTTCGAAGGCGACAGATCGGCGATCATTGGACCCAACGGCGCCGGCAAGACAACATTTTTCAATTTGTTGACTGGCTATCACCGTGCGGATTCGGGGAGAGTCATCTTTGAGGGGAAAGATATTACCAACTGGCCTTCCCATGGTATATCTAGATTAGGCATATCTCGAGCTTTTCAGATCAGCAATATTTTCCCTAAACTCAGCGTCTTTGATAACGTGCGTTCTGCCGTGCAGGCTCAGATGGGCAAAGCATTTGATATCTTTGGGCGAGCCAGTCAAGTTGGCGTAGAAGAAACGGAGAGAATACTTGCCCTTTGCGGCCTTGCTGAAAATCGCGCCGTGGTAGCCGGCGAACTCTCACAAGGCGACAAGAAAAAGCTTGAACTGGCTCTCGCTCTCGCCGGCAAACCCAAGCTGTTGTTTCTAGACGAGCCTACTGCAGGCATGTCTCTCGAAGAAACCCGTGAAACCATGTTGCTCGTCGATCGTCTCAATGAGGAATTCAACCTCACCATTTTGTTTACCGAGCATGACATGGCGGTGGTTTTTGACCACGCCCTGAGAATCACTCTGCTGAATCGCGGCGAGATCATCATCACTGGAACTCCTGAACAAGTCAGAAGTAACGAATCTGCACAACGAATCTACCTGGGCGAGTATTGATAATGGGACATCTGGTGGTAAATGACATCCACACATTTTATGGCACCAGTCACATCTTGTTTGGGGTATCCCTGGAAGTAAAGCCAGGTGAATGTGTTTGCCTGCTCGGGCGCAACGGTGTTGGCAAGAGCACCACACTGAAAACTATAATGGGACTGACGCAAGCCAGAAAAGGTAGCATAACTTACAATGGCAAGAACATCGTGGGACTGCCCCCTTACGAGATAGCTCGTATGGGCATAGGTTATATACCTGATGAGCGGTTGGTCTTTCCTGATCTGACCGTGCGTGAGAATCTTGAAATCGCAGCAAAACCTCCCCTGACGAGTGAGATTCCACCGTGGTCTGTAGAGCGAATATACGAACTGTTTCCTATATTGGCACAGCTGGACCGTCGCCCGGCAGGCTATCTGAGTGGGGGGGAGCAACAGATGCTGACCAGCGGTCGAACCCTCATGGGAAACCCTTCCCTCATGTTGTTGGATGAACCCGTTGAGGGGCTGGCTCCTGTTGTGGTGCAGGAGATAGCCAGGCAGATCAAACACCTGAAGAAGCTGGGGCTCACAATTCTCTTTGCCGAACAGAATATCAAGTTTGCCACTGAAATTTCCGACAGAGCCTATGTTCTCGAAGGGGGGCGAGTCCGCTTCGAGGGAACCATGGCAGAGTTGGAAGAGCAGCCTGACATTAAAGAAAATTACCTGATGATTTGAAACAGCTTGTTACAGTTCAACAGCTATCCAGCCGATAGAGGAGTGAGACATTATGACACAGTTTCGAGTGGCTGTTGTGCAGGCCGGGCCAGTTCCATTTGATCCTGAACGCAGTATAGAGAAAGCCTGCGGTCTTGCCAGCGAGGCGGCCGAGCGTGGGGCCAAAATAGTTGTCTTTCCCGAGGCCTTTGTTTCGGCCTATCCCAAGGGGCAGGATTTTGGTGCCAGGGTTGGCATGCGGTCGCCCGAAGGAAGGACCGACTTCCGCCGCTACTGGGAAAGTGCCATTGCCGTTCCGAGCCCTGCAACAGACAGCCTTGGAACAGCTGCCCGCCACAACAATATCTACATGGTCATAGGAGTTATTGAGCGTGACGGTGGCACCCTTTACTGCACAGCATTGTTTTTTGCCCCTGATGGCACTCTGTTGGGCAAGCACCGCAAACTGATGCCGACGGCGATGGAGAGACTTATCTGGGGCTTCGGTGATGGTTCCACCCTGCCAGTTTTCGAAACTCCTCTAGGAAGAATTGGTAGCGTAATCTGCTGGGAGAACTATATGCCGATGCTTCGTATGGCCATGTATTCCAAAGGTATTCAGCTTTATTGTGCGCCAACTGTTGACGACAGGGACACCTGGATCCCGACGATGCAGCATATAGCCCTGGAAGGACGCTGTTTTGTCCTGGCGAGCTGCCAGTACATCAAACGGGGCGATTATCCTGAAGATTATGAAGCAATTCATGATGATACCCCCGATACTGTAATGATCCGCGGTGGCAGCTGCATTGTCAGCCCGCTCGGCCGTATTCTAGCGGGTCCGAGCTATGATGGTGAGTGTATCCTGACTGCTGATATCGACCTTGGGGATATTGCGCGGGGCAAGTACGATTTCGACGTCACAGGTCACTACGCTCGGCCTGATGTATTCCGCCTCTATGTGAACGAGTGTGCAACTCCGGCCGTAGTATGGAAAACAGCTGAAACTGTAGATCCCTTTGTCCAGGAGAAAGAGACTAGTTGACCTGGGGTGAAGGTGGAGTGGCGGATCAAAAACCGTAATAATCGAGGACCCCCTCGGACCACATCTTTATTATGAAGTGATCACCTGTTGTCAACACCTATCTCTTTGAGGAGCTGCAAGAATTCTCTGCCATATTTTCTCAGGGTTACCTGTCCCACTCCGGGTACCCTCAGAAGTTGCTCCGGTGTTCTGGGAATAGTTCTGGCCATCTCCCGCAAGGTGCGATCGTGGAAGATGCAGTAGGCAGGCAATCCCTGCTTGCGAGCAATGCTGCTGCGGAGCAGTCGCAGCCTCTGGAAAACTTCCTTGTCTACTGGCTGTTCCAGGGGCGTTTCACCACGTGGTTGCTTTGTCGACGAGGGAGGCAAGGAAAGATGTACAACCTCCTTGCCGCTCATCACCCTGCGGCCCAGGTCTGTCAGGCTGAGTACAGGATAGACCTTGTCCCCACGGACCATTCTTTCCCGGGTCACACACCCTAGAGCAATGAGTTTCTGAATCCATTCTATTACCTGTGCCTGGGTGTGGTCGGCCAGAAGAGCATAGGTGGAAAGACGCTGGAGGCCGAAGGCCAACAGGCTGCGGTCCCGGGAGCCGGTGAGAACCCTGGCTGCCATAGCCTGGCCAAAGCGGCCCTGCAGCCGAGCTATGCCGCTCAACACTTTCACTGCCAGGAGTGGCTCAGCCCGGCTCGCCTCTGCGCTCTGCTGGGGGTCCTCGGTCTGGCAGAGATCACAGGCAGCGCATTTGTCCATGTCGAGCGAGTCTCCGAAATAGCACAGCAGAAAGGCCCTGCGGCACTTGTTAGTGCTGGCATAGGCCATAACCTGCGCCAATTTTTCCAGCTCGTAGGCCTTGCGCAGGCGCAGCTCGTCGAAATCAATTGGCAGCTCTGCCGCCGGCAGCCGCTGGAGGAGGCGGAGGCCGCGACCGCGAAAGGGCGGTGTGTATGATACTTCACCCTGAGCCGCCATTTCTGCCACGATTCTTCTCAAGGCCTCAGGGGTAAGACCGGCGC
The window above is part of the Deltaproteobacteria bacterium genome. Proteins encoded here:
- a CDS encoding ABC transporter ATP-binding protein; this encodes MKTRRILEVRGLNKHFGGLHAVKDVDFDLFEGDRSAIIGPNGAGKTTFFNLLTGYHRADSGRVIFEGKDITNWPSHGISRLGISRAFQISNIFPKLSVFDNVRSAVQAQMGKAFDIFGRASQVGVEETERILALCGLAENRAVVAGELSQGDKKKLELALALAGKPKLLFLDEPTAGMSLEETRETMLLVDRLNEEFNLTILFTEHDMAVVFDHALRITLLNRGEIIITGTPEQVRSNESAQRIYLGEY
- a CDS encoding ABC transporter ATP-binding protein, whose product is MGHLVVNDIHTFYGTSHILFGVSLEVKPGECVCLLGRNGVGKSTTLKTIMGLTQARKGSITYNGKNIVGLPPYEIARMGIGYIPDERLVFPDLTVRENLEIAAKPPLTSEIPPWSVERIYELFPILAQLDRRPAGYLSGGEQQMLTSGRTLMGNPSLMLLDEPVEGLAPVVVQEIARQIKHLKKLGLTILFAEQNIKFATEISDRAYVLEGGRVRFEGTMAELEEQPDIKENYLMI
- a CDS encoding carbon-nitrogen hydrolase family protein; the protein is MTQFRVAVVQAGPVPFDPERSIEKACGLASEAAERGAKIVVFPEAFVSAYPKGQDFGARVGMRSPEGRTDFRRYWESAIAVPSPATDSLGTAARHNNIYMVIGVIERDGGTLYCTALFFAPDGTLLGKHRKLMPTAMERLIWGFGDGSTLPVFETPLGRIGSVICWENYMPMLRMAMYSKGIQLYCAPTVDDRDTWIPTMQHIALEGRCFVLASCQYIKRGDYPEDYEAIHDDTPDTVMIRGGSCIVSPLGRILAGPSYDGECILTADIDLGDIARGKYDFDVTGHYARPDVFRLYVNECATPAVVWKTAETVDPFVQEKETS